The Candidatus Eisenbacteria bacterium sequence GAGGCGCACGCCGTCCGTGATCTCGCTGATCGCGGCGCCGCGGAGAAACTCCCGCAGGCTACGCACCGGTTCGGCCGAAGCCTGCGCGGAGAGGCGCGTCGCGAGACGGCCGGGACGGACGGCCCGCATGTCGACGATCACCGTCACCCCACGGACACTAGCATGGTGCGGGGCGTGCGAAAGTCCGCGCCGCGCGCGGTCAGCCGATCTGGCGGCGACGCTCTTCGGCTTCCTGCGTCGACTTGCACTCGATGCAGAGCGTCGTGACCGGCCGGGCCTTCAGGCGCTCGACGCCGATCGGGCCCCCGCATTCCTCGCACACGCCATAGGTGCCGTCGTCGATGCGCCCGAGCGCTTCGTCGATCTTCGTGAGGAGCTTCCGCTCGCGATCGCGAATGCGGAGCGTGAGATTGCGATTGCCCTCGAGCGAGCCGCGATCGGTGGGGTCCGGGAACGACTCGATCTCGTTCATGCCCTGCAGGGTGCCGACGGCCTCGGACATGAGCTCTTGGCGCCGCTCGTGTAGGAGCTTCTTGAAGGTGGTAAGGTCGCGCTGCCTCATCAAGGGAGTGACGTTTATCACCCGCAATCGGGCCTCGCAACGACTTTCGTGGCCATGAAAATCGTTTTTCTCGACACGTTTTCCGGCATCAGCGGCGACATGACGGTCGGTGCGCTGCTCGACCTCGGGCTGCCGCTGGACGCCGTGCGGGATGCCGTCGCATCGCTCAAGCTGCAGGGGATCGATTTGTCGGCCGAACGCACGCAGCGCTCCGGCATCGCCGGGACCAAGTTCCACGTCCGCGTGAACGGCGAGCATCCGGACGACCCGCGCGCGCGCCGTCATCACGCGGGCCACGCGCACCGGCCGTACCGTGCGATACGCGATCTGCTGGCGGCGAGCGCGCTCGCGCCCGCGGTGCGCGATCGCGCGCTCGCGATCTTCGCGCGTCTTGCGGAAGCCGAGGGTCGCGTGCACGGCGTCGCGACCGAGGACGTCGCGTTCCACGAGGTCGGCGCGCTCGACGCGATCGTCGACGTCGTGGGCGCCGCGCTCGGCTTCGCGTGGCTCGGCGCCGACGCCATCTACCATGGGCCGCTGCCGCTCGGGTCCGGCTTCGTCGAGACCGCGCACGGACGGCTCCCCGTTCCGGGGCCGGCGGTCTCGGAGCTGGTGCGCGGCCGTCGCGTGCGCTCGGGCGACGGCACCGCGGAGCTCGTGACGCCGACGGGCGCGGCCATCGTGGCGGCGCTCGCGCGCACGGACGACGCACCCGAGCTGCGGGTCGACCGTGTCGGCTATGGAGCCGGGGATCGCATCCTGCCCGATCGGCCGAACCTCCTGCGCATCGTCGTGGGCGAGCCGCTCGGCGGCACCGGGCGCGACGAGGTCGTCGTGCTCGAAGCCACGATCGACGATCTCTCGCCGCAGCTCTACGAGCACGTGATCGAGCGGCTGCTCGCCGCCGGCGCACGCGACGCATTTCTCCTGCCGGTGGTGATGAAGAAGAGCCGTCCGGGGACCATGCTGCGCGTGATCGCGGCACCCGAGGATCGCGACAAGCTGGCGGCGATCGTGTTCGCCGAGACGTCGACCATCGGGCTCCGCTGGGCCACCTGGTCCCGCCTCGTGCTGCCGCGCGAAGAGCGGCGCGTGGACACGCCATGGGGCGCCGTGCGCGTGAAGGTCGCGACCGCGCCCGACGGGACGACCAACGTGGCGCCCGAGTACGAGGACTGCAAGCGCCTCGCCGCCGCGCACGGCGTACCACTGAAGACGGTCATGCAGACCGCGCTCGCCGCCGCGCTGCGGTAGGCGCCGACCCAAGACTGCGTCTTGGGTCGGGCCCGAGCGTGGAGCGTCCGTGGTACGCGCGACCGGTATGCCGCGGCCAGCGAAGCTGGCGCGGCAGGCGAGGCACGCGCGAAACGCAAAGGGCCGCGCCTGTCGGGCGAAAAGTTGACGTTGGGCGTCGCCGACACCCGCGACGGCTTTGCCGGCCGCACCATGCCTCCCCCCGCGCGTCCCCGATCTGCCGCGCCAGCTCTGCTGGCCGCGGCATACCGGTCGCGCGTGTACGGACGCTCCACACTCGGCCCCGCCCCAAGACGCAGTCTTGGGGCGGCGATCTTAGCGCGCGATCGCCGCGGCCATCGCGAGGATCAGCGCGCCGAGCGTCGTCGAGTTCAGCATCGCCGAGAGCTGGTGCAGGCGCCCGAAGCGGGGATCGTCGCCGTCGAGCTCGCGCAGCCGGGGGAGCAGCGCCTGGCTGCCGACCACCGTGCACACGAGCGCGATCGAGGTCGGGATCGCGAGGCGCAGGATCTCCTCGCGCGGCAGGCTCTCCTTGCCGGCGAGGATCGTGCCGAGCGCGAGGAAGCCGCACACGATGCCGAGCGCGTAGTGACGCGGGAAGAGCGGGCGCAGGAGCCGTCGCGCGTCGCGCGGATCGAAGGTCCCGTGCGCCGTCGGCGTGACGATGTAGGTGAGGCTCACGACGGCGCCGAGCCACGTCCCGATCGCGAGCGCGAAGACCAGCCGCAGCATGGCGCGAGCTTGGCACATCGGTCGCCGTCGCGCTAAGGACGCGACCCATGCTTTCTCCCCTCGACGACTATCCCATCCACCAGATCGCGGAAGTCATGCGCCACGTCGGCACCAGCGATCGGAACTTCTACGATCGCTACTACTTCAACATGCACGCCTGCTCGGACGAGCTGTTCCTCGTGACCGGCATGGGGCAGTACCCGAACCTCGGCGTGCAGGACGCGTTCGTCGTCGTCACGCGCAAGGGCGTGCATCGCGTGGTCCGCGCCTCGCGCGAGATGGGCCCGAACCGCATGGACACGACGGTCGGGCCGTTCCGGATCGAAGTGCAGGAAGGGCTCCGGCGCGTGCGCGTCGTGGTCGAGCCGAACGAGCACGAGGTCGCGATGGACGTGACGTTCGTGGGGCACGTCCCCGCCTACCAGGAGCCGCGGCACTTCAACCGCCAGTACGAGCGCGTGATCTTCGACACGATGCGCTTCGCGCAGACCGGCTGCTGGTCGGGGACACTCGAGGTCGGCGGCGAGAAGATCACCGTCACGCCCGATCGGTGGTGGGGCACCCGCGATCGCTCGTGGGGCGTGCGGCCCGTCGGCGAGCAGGAGCCGGCCGGCATCCGCATGAACACGCCGGTGGTTGGCGGCCTATGGAGCTATGCGCCGATGCAGTTCGAGGACTACGCGATCCTCTACATCTGCCAGGAGAACGCGGACGGCTCGCGCGTGCTCGAAGAAGCCGTGCGCATCTGGGTGGATCCGGCGAAGAAGCCCGATCTCCTCGGGCGGCCGGAGTTCACGTTCGAGCTCGTTTCGGGGACGCGGCTCGTGCGCCGCGCGACGCTGCACCTGCACGAGCCCGACGGGCGGTCGCTCGACGTCGCCGTCGAGCCGCTCCTGCCGTGCTGGGTCGGCGTCGGCACCGGGTACGGCTTCGACGCCGACTGGCGCCACGGCATGTACCAGGGGCCGCTCGTCGTGCAGGGCCTGCGCCTCGACGAGAGCAATCCGGACGAGAAGGCGAAGCTCTGGGGCCTCGTCGACAACGTCGCGCGCTTCACGACGCCAGGCGGCGACGTGGGCTACGGCCTCTTTGAGTACCTCATGTACGGCGCCTACGAGCGCTTCGGCTGGAAGGACTTCGGCGACGTCGCGCCCTAGCTAGACCGGGAGCGTGAGCATAAACGCCCCCTCCTCGGGACGCGCGCAGTGCGGGACCACGCCGAGGCACGCGAGGCCGGTCAGGGCGGTGATGCTCTCGACGTTCGCCGTGGCGGAGTCGTCGGTCTGCGGCGTCGGGTGCGAGAGCACGAAGCCCAGCACGGCCAACCCTGCGGCATCGGCGACCCGCGCCGTGAGCGCCGTGTGGTTGATCGTGCCGAGACGGTTCGCGGCGACGATGATGATCGGCAGGCGCAGGCGGCCGGCGAGGTCGAGATACGTCGTCTGCTTCACGATCGGCACGAGGAGACCACCCGCTCCTTCGACGAGCAGCACCTCGACCTCGCTCGCGCGCCGGCGCACGAGCGCGACCAGGCGATCGACGTCGACCGCCGTGCCCTCCCGCGCGGCCGCCACGGACGGCGCGAGCGGCGCGCGGAACCGGTAGGGGCACACGTCGTCGAGCGGCGCGGGATCGCCCGCCGCGGCCTTCAGGCGCAGCGCGTCCTCGGGCTCGCCCTCGACGCCGGTCTCGACCGGCTTCACGACGCCGACGCGGGTCCCGCGCGCGCGTAGCGCATGCGCGAGCGCGCACGCGACGAACGTCTTGCCGACGCCGGTGTCGGTCCCGGTGATGAATAGCGCGCTCACGGCGCTTCGGTCACCTCGCGGATCGCGTCGCGCGCGACGTCGACTAGGAGGTCCAGCTCGTCCTCGGTGATCGCGAGCGGCGGCATCAGCACGAGGACGTTGCCGAGCGGGCGCAGGATGACGCCGCGGCGGCGGGCCGCCGCGATCACGCGCTGCCCGACGCGTGCGGCCGGCGCGTAGGGACGCCGTCCGTCACGACTCGCGACCAGCTCGATGCCCACCATGAACCCCTGCTGCCGCACGTCGCCGACGTGGGCAAGCGGCGCGACGTCGCTCGCGAGACGGGCCTCCAGGCGGGCGACCTTCGGGCCGAGGCGCTCGAGCGTGCGCTCCTCCTCGAACACGCGCAGGTTCGCGAGCGCGACGGCGCAGGCGAGCGCATTTCCCGTGTAGGTGTGGCCGTGGAAGAAGGCGCGGAACTCCTCGTAGGGCCCGAGGAAGGTCTGGAAGATCTCTTCGCTCGCAAGCGTCGCGGCGAGCGGCAGGTAGCCGCCGGTGAGGCCCTTCGCGACGCACATGAGGTCGGGCGTCACGGCGGCGTGCTCGCACGCGAACATTCGTCCAGTGCGCCCGAAGCCGGTCGCGACCTCGTCCGCGATGAGGAGCGTGCCGTGGCGGGTTGCGAGCGCGCGGAGGCGGCGGAGGTACTCCGGCGCGTGGACCCACATGCCCGCCGCACCCTGAACGAGCGGCTCCACGATGATCGCCGCGAGCGTCGGGCCGTGCTCCGCGAGAACGCGCTCCGCATCGGCGATCGCGAGCGCGAGCGCACGCGCGGCATCGTGGCCCTGCTGCCAGCGGAAGACGTGGGGCGGCGTCAGCCGCACGGCCGGCACGACGGCGTCGGCGACGAAGCGATGGAACGCGTCCGAGTAGCCGACGCCCACGGCGCCGAGCGTGTCGCCGTGATACGCTTCCACGAGCGACGCGAAGCGCGTCCGCAGCGTGTCGCCGCGGAGCTGGTGGTACTGAAGGGCCATGCGGAGCGCGACCTCGACCGCGGTGGCGCCGGCGTCGGAGTAGAAGACGCGCGTGAGCCCGCGCGGCAGGATCTTCGCGAGCGCGTGCGCGAGCTCGATCGACGGTACGCTTCCCAGCCCGAGCAGCGTGGTGTGCGCCACGCGATCCACCTGATCGCGCAGGGCGGCGTCGAGCGTCGGGTGGCGATGGCCGTGCACGTTGCACCACAACGACGACACGCCGTCGAGGTACCGGCGGCCGTCGGTGTCGATCAGCGTGCGGCCCTCGGCCCTGGCCACGACGAGCGGCTCGTCGGCGAGCCAGTCGCGCATCTGCGTGAAGGGATGCCAGAGGTGCTCGTGGTCCCAGCGGACGAGGGTGGTGGTGTCGGTCACGGCCGTACTCCCGTCTCGCGCGCCGCCGTCGCGAAGGCGTCGAGCGCGCGGTCGAGCTGCATGCGCGTATGGGTCGCGATCGGCGTCACGCGCAGGCGCGCCGATCCGGGCGGCACCGTCGGCGGACGGATCGGGTGCACGAGGACGCCACACCGGCGGAGCGCGGCGGCGAAGGCCATCGTCCGCTCGACGTCGCCGAGCACGACGGGAAGGATGTGCGTGTCGCCACCGACGGGGAGGCCCAGCGCCGCGAGACCGCGTCGGAGATGGGCCGCGTTGTCCGCGAGCGCACGGCGTCGCGCGGGCTCCGCGACGACCACGTCGAGCGCGGCGCCGGCCGCCGCCACGGCGGCCGGCGGGAGCCCGGTCGTATAGATGAAGCTGCGGGCGCGGTTCACGAGCACGTCGACGAGCGCGCGCGAGCCGGCGACGTACGCCCCGGCGCTGCCGAGTGCCTTTCCAAGGGTGCCCATCTGCACTGGGACGCGCGCGGAGAGCCCGAGCTGCTCGGTCAGGCCAGCGCCCCGCGCGCCGAGGACACCGGTTGCGTGGGCCTCGTCCACCATGAGGACGCTGTGATACTGCTCCGCCACTGCGACCAGGTCCGGAAGTGGAGTCTGGTCGCCATCCATGGAAAAGACCGAATCCGTGACGACGAGCCGCCGGCCGGCCGCCTGGGTCCGTGCGAGCTCCGTCTCGAGGGCGCGAACGTCGCAATGGGGATAGATGTGGACGGTGGCTCGCGACAGGCGGCAGCCGTCGATGATGCTGGCGTGGTTGAGCTCGTCGCTGAAGACGTGGTCGCCCGGACCGACCAGGGCGGTGATCGTCCCGACGTTCGCCTGGTAGCCGGACTGGAAGATGAGGGCGGCCTCGGTCCCCTTCAGCTTCGCGAGCTTGGCCTCGACCTCGGCGTGCAGATCCAGGTGTCCGGCGATGAGGCGCGAGGACCCCGAGCCGCAGCCGTACCGGTCGACCGCCGCCGCCGAGGCCGCCTTGAGGCGCGGATCGCCGGCGAGCCCCAGGTAGTTGTTCGAGGAGAGGAGGACGAAGGACCGCCCCTCGAGCTGCACCTCGGCGTCCGATCCCGATTCGAGCGCCAGCAGATGGCGGCGCAAGCCATTGGATTCTATGCGATCGAGCTGGCCCCGAAGTTCGGCCTCGAACCATTCGGCGGCGGGCACCGTGGGGTCATGCCGTCTCGCTTCCGCCTTGTCAACGCGCGAGAGGAATAGAAGTTTACCAATGGCCAAGGCGGCGAGGACTGCCTACGTCTGCCAGCAGTGCGGGCACGCCGCGCCGCGCTGGCTCGGCCAGTGTCCGGGGTGCGAAGCCTGGGGATCGCTCGTCGAGGAGATCCTTCCGGAGGCTCGGGGCAGGGGAAGCCAGGCGGGGGCGGTCGAAGGTGGACGCCCCCAGACGCTGTCGACCGTCGTCGCGAGCGAGACGGCGCGACGCTCGACCGGGATCGGTGAGCTCGACCGCGTGCTCGGGGGTGGCCTCGTCCAGGGATCGATCGTCCTGCTCGGGGGCGACCCCGGCATCGGCAAGTCGACGCTGGCGTTGCAGGCCTGCGGGTCGCTCGCGGGACGCGGCCTGCCGGTCCTGTACGTCGCGGGTGAGGAATCGCCCGAGCAGATCCGGCTGCGCGCGGACCGGCTCGGGCTCGGCGCCGCCGAGATCCTGATCCTGCCGGAGACGGCGACCGAAGCCGTCCTGGCGGAGATCGAGCGCGCGCGGCCGTGCGCCGTCGTCGTCGATTCCATCCAGACCCTCCACACGAGCGCGCTCGGATCGGCGCCGGGTAGTGTCGGGCAGGTGCGCGAGTCGGCGTCGCAGCTCGTCACGCGCTGCAAGGCGACGCAGACGGCGTGCTTTCTCATCGGCCACGTGACGAAGGAGGGCTCGCTCGCCGGGCCGCGCGTGCTCGAGCACCTGGTCGACACGGTGCTCTACTTCGAGGGCGACGGCGCGCACGCGCTCCGCGTCCTGCGCGCCGTCAAGAACCGCTTCGGATCGACGAACGAGGTCGGTGTGTTCGAGATGGGCGAACGCGGTCTCGCGGAGGTCGCGAACCCGTCGGCGGCGTTCCTCGCCGAGCGTCCGTCCGGCGCGCCGGGCTCCGCCGTGCTGGCGACGCTCGAGGGGAGCCGTCCGGTGCTGGTGGAAATCCAGGCGCTCGTCTCGCGGTCGGCGCTGGCGATGCCGCGGCGCACGGCCATCGGGCTCGATCCGGGGCGGGTGGCGCTGCTCCTCGCCGTGCTCGAGAAGCGCTGTCGCGTCCGGCTCTACGATCAGGACGTGTTCCTGAACGTCGCCGGCGGCCTGCGCGTCGACGAGCCGGCGGCCGATCTCGCCGTGGTCGCCGCGGTCGCGTCGAGCGCCAGCGGCAAGGCGTTGCCGAACGACGTCGTCCTGTGGGGCGAGGTCGGTCTCACGGGCGAGGTGCGCTCGGTGGCACGCGCCGACGCCCGCCTGCGCGAAGCGGGACGCCTCGGCTTCGAGCGCTGCATCCTGCCGGCGGGGAACCTGCGCGGTCTTCCGACCGAGGGCGCTCGCCCGCACGGGATCGCGAGCCTGGGCGATCTGTTCGAGGCCCTGGAGATTCGATGACCACCGCCGCGCTCCTCGTCGTCAACGGCCTTCTCGCCGTCGGCTTCTTCTGGCTGCTGCGGCGGCCGAGCCTGCTCGGGTTCACCAAGGGCGGCAAGTGGTACCTCACGTGGCTGTCGATCGGCGTCATCACGCTCATGGACGAGCTCACGTCGGTCTTCTACGCACCGGCCGAGGCGCACCGCTTCATCGGCGCGCAGGCGATTTTCTTCATCGCGTTCACCTCGCTCCTCATGCGGTTCCTGTCGAGCCGCATGGTCGAGATCGCGCACATCCTGGAGCTGAACGGCGTGCGGGGCGGCGGGGTCTACTCGTTCTCCTACTTCGTGCTCGGGCCGACCGTCTCGTTCGTCGCCGTCGCGTCGATCATGGTCGACTACATCCTGACGGCGTGCATCTCGACCGTCAGCGCCGTCATCAACGGTACCTTCTTCGTCGACCTCACGCCGGGGACCGAGTACGCGCTCATCCTCGTCATCATCTGGAGCGTCGCGCTCCTCAACATCATGGGCATCCGCGAGAACGCGCGCGTGACGTTCGGCATCTTCATCGC is a genomic window containing:
- the dksA gene encoding RNA polymerase-binding protein DksA; amino-acid sequence: MRQRDLTTFKKLLHERRQELMSEAVGTLQGMNEIESFPDPTDRGSLEGNRNLTLRIRDRERKLLTKIDEALGRIDDGTYGVCEECGGPIGVERLKARPVTTLCIECKSTQEAEERRRQIG
- the larC gene encoding nickel pincer cofactor biosynthesis protein LarC, with amino-acid sequence MKIVFLDTFSGISGDMTVGALLDLGLPLDAVRDAVASLKLQGIDLSAERTQRSGIAGTKFHVRVNGEHPDDPRARRHHAGHAHRPYRAIRDLLAASALAPAVRDRALAIFARLAEAEGRVHGVATEDVAFHEVGALDAIVDVVGAALGFAWLGADAIYHGPLPLGSGFVETAHGRLPVPGPAVSELVRGRRVRSGDGTAELVTPTGAAIVAALARTDDAPELRVDRVGYGAGDRILPDRPNLLRIVVGEPLGGTGRDEVVVLEATIDDLSPQLYEHVIERLLAAGARDAFLLPVVMKKSRPGTMLRVIAAPEDRDKLAAIVFAETSTIGLRWATWSRLVLPREERRVDTPWGAVRVKVATAPDGTTNVAPEYEDCKRLAAAHGVPLKTVMQTALAAALR
- a CDS encoding DUF4149 domain-containing protein, with the translated sequence MLRLVFALAIGTWLGAVVSLTYIVTPTAHGTFDPRDARRLLRPLFPRHYALGIVCGFLALGTILAGKESLPREEILRLAIPTSIALVCTVVGSQALLPRLRELDGDDPRFGRLHQLSAMLNSTTLGALILAMAAAIAR
- the bioD gene encoding dethiobiotin synthase; its protein translation is MSALFITGTDTGVGKTFVACALAHALRARGTRVGVVKPVETGVEGEPEDALRLKAAAGDPAPLDDVCPYRFRAPLAPSVAAAREGTAVDVDRLVALVRRRASEVEVLLVEGAGGLLVPIVKQTTYLDLAGRLRLPIIIVAANRLGTINHTALTARVADAAGLAVLGFVLSHPTPQTDDSATANVESITALTGLACLGVVPHCARPEEGAFMLTLPV
- the bioA gene encoding adenosylmethionine--8-amino-7-oxononanoate transaminase, which codes for MTDTTTLVRWDHEHLWHPFTQMRDWLADEPLVVARAEGRTLIDTDGRRYLDGVSSLWCNVHGHRHPTLDAALRDQVDRVAHTTLLGLGSVPSIELAHALAKILPRGLTRVFYSDAGATAVEVALRMALQYHQLRGDTLRTRFASLVEAYHGDTLGAVGVGYSDAFHRFVADAVVPAVRLTPPHVFRWQQGHDAARALALAIADAERVLAEHGPTLAAIIVEPLVQGAAGMWVHAPEYLRRLRALATRHGTLLIADEVATGFGRTGRMFACEHAAVTPDLMCVAKGLTGGYLPLAATLASEEIFQTFLGPYEEFRAFFHGHTYTGNALACAVALANLRVFEEERTLERLGPKVARLEARLASDVAPLAHVGDVRQQGFMVGIELVASRDGRRPYAPAARVGQRVIAAARRRGVILRPLGNVLVLMPPLAITEDELDLLVDVARDAIREVTEAP
- the bioF gene encoding 8-amino-7-oxononanoate synthase gives rise to the protein MRRHLLALESGSDAEVQLEGRSFVLLSSNNYLGLAGDPRLKAASAAAVDRYGCGSGSSRLIAGHLDLHAEVEAKLAKLKGTEAALIFQSGYQANVGTITALVGPGDHVFSDELNHASIIDGCRLSRATVHIYPHCDVRALETELARTQAAGRRLVVTDSVFSMDGDQTPLPDLVAVAEQYHSVLMVDEAHATGVLGARGAGLTEQLGLSARVPVQMGTLGKALGSAGAYVAGSRALVDVLVNRARSFIYTTGLPPAAVAAAGAALDVVVAEPARRRALADNAAHLRRGLAALGLPVGGDTHILPVVLGDVERTMAFAAALRRCGVLVHPIRPPTVPPGSARLRVTPIATHTRMQLDRALDAFATAARETGVRP
- the radA gene encoding DNA repair protein RadA, with product MAKAARTAYVCQQCGHAAPRWLGQCPGCEAWGSLVEEILPEARGRGSQAGAVEGGRPQTLSTVVASETARRSTGIGELDRVLGGGLVQGSIVLLGGDPGIGKSTLALQACGSLAGRGLPVLYVAGEESPEQIRLRADRLGLGAAEILILPETATEAVLAEIERARPCAVVVDSIQTLHTSALGSAPGSVGQVRESASQLVTRCKATQTACFLIGHVTKEGSLAGPRVLEHLVDTVLYFEGDGAHALRVLRAVKNRFGSTNEVGVFEMGERGLAEVANPSAAFLAERPSGAPGSAVLATLEGSRPVLVEIQALVSRSALAMPRRTAIGLDPGRVALLLAVLEKRCRVRLYDQDVFLNVAGGLRVDEPAADLAVVAAVASSASGKALPNDVVLWGEVGLTGEVRSVARADARLREAGRLGFERCILPAGNLRGLPTEGARPHGIASLGDLFEALEIR